A genomic stretch from Candidatus Methanomethylicota archaeon includes:
- a CDS encoding dTDP-glucose 4,6-dehydratase has product NLRYSLNSSKIRRELGWKPKYDFEEALRETVEWYIVNEWWWKTLADERVLHPTPWKLK; this is encoded by the coding sequence TAATTTGAGGTATAGCCTCAACTCCTCAAAAATTAGGAGGGAGCTTGGCTGGAAGCCTAAATATGATTTCGAGGAAGCATTAAGGGAGACTGTGGAATGGTATATTGTGAATGAATGGTGGTGGAAAACATTGGCTGATGAAAGAGTCTTACATCCCACACCATGGAAACTTAAATAA